Proteins encoded within one genomic window of Carassius carassius chromosome 22, fCarCar2.1, whole genome shotgun sequence:
- the LOC132099293 gene encoding alpha-N-acetylgalactosaminidase-like translates to MQRLAVFFVLAFCTAACALENGQMRTPPMGWLAWERFRCDTDCLMDPDNCISEHLFMEMADRLSEDGWRELGYVYINIDDCWSSMQRDSQGRLQADPKRFPRGIAHLAQYVHDRGLKLGIYGDMGTHTCGGYPGTTLDKIQTDAQTFADWGVDMLKLDGCYSNSSYQEQGYPMMSKALNATGRPIGYSCSWPAYQGGLPPKVNYTLLAQICNLWRNYADIQDSWDSVLNVVDWFFDNQDVLQPAAGPGQWNDPDMLIIGDFGLSLDQSRAQMALWAIMAAPLFMSNDLRTISSGARAILQNKLIIAINQDRLGIQGRRLIKEKSGMEVFWRPLDKGASALLFFSRRSDMPHRYKTSLKELSYKTGVYEAYDVFSERLLPQLKDSTEFVVSVNPSGVVMWYIYPVVEWKKEAGPGRFSKKLIGPKSHPHTNEVDAPFLLL, encoded by the exons ATGCAGCGCTTGGCAGTGTTTTTTGTTCTGGCGTTCTGCACGGCCGCATGTGCTCTGGAGAATGGTCAGATGAGGACCCCGCCGATGGGttggctggcctgggaacgcttCCGCTGCGACACTGACTGCCTGATGGACCCCGACAACTGCATCAG TGAGCATCTGTTCATGGAGATGGCAGACAGACTGTCGGAGGACGGCTGGAGAGAGCTGGGATACGTCTACATCAACATCGACGACTGCTGGTCCTCAATGCAGAGAGACAGTCAGGGCCGACTGCAGGCCGACCCCAAAAG gttcCCTCGAGGCATCGCTCATCTGGCGCAGTACGTTCACGACCGCGGTCTGAAGCTGGGCATCTACGGAGACATGGGCACTCACACCTGCGGTGGATATCCAGGAACCACGCTGGACAAGATCCAGACGGACGCGCAGACCTTCGCTGACTGGGGCGTCGACATGCTGAAGCTGGACGGCTGCTACTCCAACTCATCCTACCAGGAACAAG GCTACCCAATGATGTCCAAGGCCCTGAACGCTACGGGTCGTCCCATTGGCTACTCCTGCAGCTGGCCCGCCTACCAGGGCGGGCTCCCGCCGAAG GTGAACTACACGCTGCTGGCTCAGATCTGTAACCTGTGGAGGAACTACGCTGACATCCAGGACTCATGGGACAGTGTTCTGAACGTCGTCGACTGGTTCTTTGATAATCAGGACGTCCTGCAGCCCGCGGCCGGACCGGGTCAATGGAACGACCCCGACATG CTGATCATTGGTGACTTCGGCCTCAGCCTGGACCAATCACGTGCTCAGATGGCTCTGTGGGCGATCATGGCCGCGCCCCTCTTCATGTCTAACGATCTGCGTACGATCAGCAGCGGCGCTCGAGCGATCCTGCAGAATAAACTCATCATCGCCATCAATCAGGACCGCTTAGGCATCCAGGGCAGACGCCTGATCAAA GAGAAGAGCGGGATGGAGGTGTTCTGGCGGCCGCTGGATAAAGGAGCCAGCGCTCTGCTGTTCTTCAGCAGGAGATCTGACATGCCTCATCGCTACAAGACGTCTCTGAAGGAGCTGAGCTACAAGACTGGAGTCTATGAG gcgtATGACGTGTTTTCTGAGCGGCTCTTGCCTCAGCTGAAGGACAGCACAGAATTCGTGGTGTCCGTAAACCCGTCTGGTGTGGTCATGTGGTACATCTATCCAGTGGTGGAGTGGAAGAAAGAGGCGGGGCCTGGCCGTTTCAGTAAGAAGCTGATAGGGCCAAAGTCCCATCCGCATACTAATGAGGTCGACGCCCCCTTCCTGCTGCTTTGA